From the genome of Neodiprion pinetum isolate iyNeoPine1 chromosome 3, iyNeoPine1.2, whole genome shotgun sequence, one region includes:
- the LOC124215271 gene encoding CKLF-like MARVEL transmembrane domain-containing protein 4, whose amino-acid sequence MQQGFPGQHTTTTMVTVGTTTVNPTIRFDRSLILTLPSILRIAQMLFSLLGFICVTTTLFAYKSQGQWFNTVAMGGFWYTAIIFIFYLFHVIEKLHKIPWLKIELVFCIIWCVCNFVAAVVIVTCVSYDGALGFATFFGFGAMIAFGIDAYLKYMRIKRGEIAQGERQASKTVSSVTSPAY is encoded by the exons ATGCAGCAGGGATTTCCAGGTCAGCATACGACCACTACAATGGTCACAGTCGGAACTACCACGGTCAACCCTACGATCAGGTTTGATCGTTCATTGATTCTGACTTTGCCGAGTATATTGAGAATTGCACAAATG CTTTTCAGTCTCCTCGGTTTCATTTGTGTGACAACTACGCTGTTTGCCTACAAAAGCCAAGGTCAATGGTTCAACACAGTTGCCATGGGTGGATTTTGGTATACCGCTATCATATTTATCTTCTACCTATTCCACGTTATCGAAAAGCTCCACAAAATACCGTGGCTAAAAATa GAGCTGGTCTTCTGTATTATTTGGTGTGTGTGCAACTTTGTGGCTGCAGTAGTGATCGTCACCTGTGTTTCGTACGATGGCGCACTTGGTTTCGCTACA TTTTTTGGATTCGGCGCAATGATTGCCTTCGGGATAGACGCGTACCTGAAATATATGCGCATTAAGAGAGGGGAGATTGCACAGGGCGAGCGTCAAGCTAGTAAAACAGTATCATCGGTAACCAGCCCTGCCTATTAA